Below is a window of Synechococcus sp. RSCCF101 DNA.
GTCGGTTGAACGCCGCCGCACAGCGCAGCCAGAGCCGGTTGGGGATGGCCGGGTAGCCGCTCACCACCTCGCCGGCGGCGATCTCGCCGTGAATGCCGGATTTGGAAGACGCGATGGCCCGGTCGCCGATGCGGGAGCGGTTGGCCACGCCCACCTGGCCGGCGAGGATCACGCCATGGCCCAGTTCCGCCCCGCCGGCGATGCCCACCTGCGCCGCCAGGGCACAGCCGGAGCCGATGCGCACGCCGTGGCCGACGTGCACCAGGTTGTCGATCTTCGTGCCGGGCCCCACCAGGGTCTCGCCGACGGACGGACGGTCGATGGTGGAGCAGCTGCCCACCTCCACGCCGTCTCCCAGCACCACACGGCCGGTCTGGGGCATCTTCACCCAGCCCTCGGCGGTGGGAACGAAGCCGAATCCCTCGCCGCCGATCACCGCATTGGCCTGGATCACGCAGCCCCGGCCCAGACGGCAGCCCCACTCGAGCACCGCGTTGGCGTGGATCTCACAGTCAGCCTCCAGCGCCACATCGCCGTAGAGCACGGCACCGGCGTGAACCACGCAGCCGTCCGCCAGCCGGCAGGCGGGACCGATGACCACACGCGCACCGATCGAGACGCCCTGCCCGAGCTGGGCGGAGGGATCCACCACGGCGGTGGGGTGGACGCCCGGCTCGGGCCGGGGCAGGGGATGAAGCAGAGCCAGCGCCCGGGCGAAGACCAGACGTGGCTGGTCGACGGCCGCCCAGGCCCGATCGCCCCGGCCGGCGAGCTCGAGCAGAGAGGCCTCCCGCGGCAGCAGCACCGCCGCAGCGCCTGTGGCCTCCAGGGCCTGATCGAGGCCGCTGCCCGGTTCGAGGAAACTGAGGGCCTGCGCAGCATCGGCATCCAGGGCTGCACAGCGCTCGATCTCCGGGTCGGAGCCCAGGTGCACCCAGTCCTCGGACACCGGGATGGACAGGCGGGAGAGCAGCTCGCTGAAGCGCATGACCCCTTCCGGACGGCCGCGATCGTAGGTGGCCGGCCCGGAGCGGAGCGGATTCAGGCGGTGATCACGAGTTCATCGCGGTGCACGACCGCATCGCTGAGCAGGGGATCGCGCAGGGGTCCGAGCTGGGGGCTGCTGCGTCCCATGGCCTGATGGATCTCGAGGCTGCTCAGGGCCGAGATGCCGCGGCCGACCTCCTCCCCGGCTTCGCCGACCAGGCGAACCGCCGAGCGGCGGGGGAACTCGCCGCGCACCGAGCGGATCCCCACCGCCAGCAGGGAGGCGCCCCGTTCCCGCAGAGCCCGTTCGGCCCCGGCATCGATGGCGAGCACACCCTCGGGGTGCAGGGCATGGGCCAGCCAGCTCTTGCGATCGCCGTAGGGACGGGGGCAGGGATGGAACAGGGTGCCGGAGGGCTCGCCGTGCAGCAGGGCCGTGAGCACGGCGGGGTCGCGGCCATCCGCCAGCCGGACCCTCACGCCGCTGGCCGTGGCGATCCGGGCGGCGGCCAGCTTCGTGGTCATGCCACCGGTGCCCCAGCGGCTGGGCGCTCCCGCCGCCGTCCAGAGGGCATCGAGCTCTGCACGGGTGCGCACCTCGTCGATCGGCCGGGCATCGCTCTGCTGGCGCGGGTCGCCCGTGTAAAGGCGGTCCACATCGGTGAGCAGGATCAGCTCGGTGGCGCCCACGGCAACGGCCACGAGGGCCGAGAGGGTGTCGTTGTCCCCGAAGCGGAGCTCATCGATGGCCACGGTGTCGTTCTCGTTGACGATCGGCACCACACCCCAGTCCAGGAGCTGCTCCAGGGTGCGACTGGCTTTCAGATAGCGGCGCCGGGAGGCGAGATCGGCCCGCGTCAGCAACACCTGGGCCACCGGCTGCCCGTGGGCCGCGAAGGCGTCGTCGTACAGACGCATCAGGCGGCTCTGACCCACGGCCGCGGCCGCCTGAAGCGCCCTGGCCTCAGAGGGACGGCGCTTCAGGAAGAGCCGCGAACAGCCCAGGCCCACCGCGCCGCTGGTGACCAGCACCACCGGCTGCCGCCGCTGCTGCTGGGCGGCGATCGTGGCGGCCAGTTCGGCCACGACAGCGGCCGTTGGGCGCTCCGTCGTGCCCCGCAGCAGGCTGGTGCCCACCTTGATCACACGGCGGATCGTCACGCGCTCCGGTTCATGCCCAGCCAGCCCGCGAGCCGGCGTTCCGTGGCCTGGAGCCAGTCGTGGCTGCAGGCGGAGCCATCGGCGGCCACGGGCTGCACCAGCACGGTGAACATGCCGAGCCGGTTGCCGGCCAGCACATCGGTGAACAGGCGATCGCCAATCATCGCCACCCGCTCGGCCGGGTGGCCCAGGTCGTTGAGCACGCGCCGAAGGGCGGCCCGGCGGGGCTTGGCCGCCGCGGCGGTGAAGGGAACCTCCAGGGTTCCGGCGAGGCCCCCGACGCGGCGCCGCGAGGGGTTGTTGCTGAGCAGGTGGAGATGGAAGCGGCTCTTGGCCAGGCCCAGCCAGCGCTCCATCTCGGATGAGAGCCGGTCGCTGCGGCGCGGCAGCAGCGTGCGGTCCACATCGAGCACCAGGGCCAGGATCCCGAGCTCATCGAGGCGATCGATCGAGAGGCCGGGGAGCACCGCATGGGTGTCCCAGTCAGGGGTGAGCAGGGAAGCGAGCATCAACCCGATGCATCCCGTTCCTCAAGCTCGCGCTCGATCAGCGGCTGGAGGCGGTCGAACTCGTCACCCTCCACCAGCTCGGCAGCGCCGCCCTGGATGCGGGCGACGACGAAGAAGGGATCGAGCGGGATGTAGAGGCCGTAGTTCTGATCGCTGAACTGAAACTCCTTCAGCAGTTCGTAGGTCTCCGCGTCATCGACCAGGTCCTCCTCATCCTCGAGATCCTCCGGATCCCCGTCCTCCAGTTCACCGCTGACGGTGAGGGTCACGGCGGATCGCACCAGGGTGAGGTCGAACTCCTGCAGCACCACATCGGCCTGGGAGAGGATCGGTTCACTCTCCTCGAGGCTCTCCACCAGCTCCGGCTCACCCTCCGCCGGCAGGCGGAACAGGCTCACCGGGGTATCCACCGGCGTGAGCAGGCCGTAGTCCCGACCCTCCAGCGGGATCAGCTCCTCCAGGTAGCAGAGCAGGGCCCGTCCGAGGCTGTCCCGAACGAGAACGGTGGGGACATCACCGCCGATGGAGGGAGACTCGCTGCTCATGGACGCCGCATCGATTCCCTCAGGATGCAGCACAGCCCGGGCCGGGTCCGGAGGGGATGGCCGCCGTCCTGAGTGGTTCCCGCAGCCACTGCTCCAGCAACAGGGCCGCGGCGGCGCTGTCCAGCCGGCCGCTGCGATCCCCATGCAGTCCATGGGCTTCCGCGGCCGCCCAGCTGCTGGCGTGCTCGTTGACCCAGAACACGGGAAGGTCCAGAAGGCGCGAGAGCCGCTCTCCGTAGCGTTGGCAATGGCCCGCCTGGGCCGTGGGCCGGCCGGCCGCATCAAGGGGGAGGCCCACCACCAGCTGCTGGGGTGAGCGGCGCTCCACCCAGGTCCGGAAGATCACCAGATCATCGGGGAAGCGGGATCGCTGCAGACAGGGCAGGGGCGTGACCACCAGTCCGAGCGGATCGCAGCCGGCCAGGCCGATGCGCCGACGCCCCACGTCCAGGGCCAGGGCGGCCCTTGAACGGCCGCTGGACTCGTAAGGGGCGCCCATCCCTCAGCGCAGCAGCGTTCCTGGAGAGGGAGGCAATGGTGTGGCGGGCGTCGGCAGGGGCGTGCGGCCGGGCTGGAGCTTGCCGAGCATCACCTCGAGGCGGCGGGTGGCGGGAACGGCGTGGGCCCGCTGCTGCCGGCGCCAGACACTGCGGGCCATCAGCACCTCATCGCCGACGGGCTCGCAGTCGTGCCGGGTCAGCCAGCTCCGGAGCTCTCCACAGGGATCATCCACACGGACGACGGCGGAGGAGGCACCGCGGGGGCGGACCTGCAGCAGCCAGGCGAGTCCCTGGTCGAGCCGGGAGTCCCAGGCGCGGTGGCAGAGCAGCTCCAGGGTGGCCGGACCCGCGGGACGCCAGCGATCCGGGATGCGGCGCAGCGCGGCCAGAGCGGTCTGCCGGCGACGATCCACCAGCAGACGACTGCCGCGGCCGCACTGGTCGAGCAGATCCTCCAGACGCCGGTCGAGGAGCTCCCTGAGGGCGGGCGGACAGGCGCTCTGCTCCAGCTGGCGGAACAGGTTCAGCTGGGAGCGATCGATCGGCATCAGCTCCAGGCCATCCGGCAGCGGTGGGAGCGGCGGCCGCGTGGACCGGGGGGCAACGGCCGGAAGGCTCCAGAGCGAGCTGTGCCGGAGGGACTGGTATCCGAGCTCGCGCAGGAGGGACAGTCCATCGCCGTCGGCGGCATCGATCCGGGCCATCCAGCTGCCGGCACCCTGAACCCGGTGCATGGCCTCCTGCAGCAGGGAGCGCTCCACCTGGCGGCGGGGAAGCGTGGCGGAGGCCGCCAGCACCAGTCGATCATCCAGCTGCCAGCAGCTGCGGCGGCGGTTGGCCGGCGAACAGCAGCAGAGAGCGAGAACCCGGTTGCCCTCGCGCGCCGTGAGAATCAGCTCCTGATGGGTGGCGAAGGGGAGCAGCGCGGTGAGGATCGGACGCAGCGACGCCCCCAGCAGCCAGCGGCGCAGATGGGGGATCAGGGGGGCCGTCTCCTGGAGCGCCGGTGAGGGCTGGGCGGCGATCAGAGCGAGATGACTGGGGTCGAGCGTCTCGACCACCATCGGTTCCGGCAGGACTGGGCTGTTCGGACTGCCCACGACCTCACCCGCTGCACACCACCACACTGTATCCAGACCCCATGGGTCGGGGCGAGCGGGCCGTCAGGCCGGACGCACCAGCACCAGGGGTGTGCGTTGATCGGCGTTGCCCGCCGGATTGGGGCGCAGGGCCGCGGCGAGCAGGCGGTGATCGCAACCCGGATCGGAGGCGAGCACCTTGACCCGCCCCAGATCGTTCACATCCACCACAGCCACGTGCACCCCGAGGGACTCGGCCAGGGAGCGACAGCAGCGCTCCGCCTCGAGGGGACCCAGAACGATGGTCTGGTCGTAGGGAGGCGTGGTGCCGGTGATGTCATCGATCAGGCGGGCCTGCTCGCCGGCGAGCCGGTAGAAGCCGCCCCGGCTGCCCACCAGCTTCAGCAGGCTTCCCAGGACCCAGGCGCTGAGCACACGAGCCGGGCCGACCAGATCGATCAGGCTCTGGATGCCGCAGGCGGTAGCCAGGCTGCTGGTCGGGTGGAAGACGCGGCAGAGGGCACGGGCCAGCCAGCCGGGCTGCACCGTGGCGGGGTGGTGGAAGCGACCCTGCATCACGGCCAGCGGCGTCTCCCCGATCGTGAGGATGTCGCCGGGACGGATCAGGGGCGCGGCGTAGCGCTGCAGCACCGCCAGCGGATCATCCAGAGGTCCGAGCAGGTGGGTGCCCAGGGGCAGCACCCGGAATCCGTCTCCCTCCTGCCAGGTGGCCTCATCGGCGCCGAGAGGGGCGGGAGTCCGGAGCGGAACGAGCACGCCGTCACGGCGCGGCAGGCGACCGAAGGGCCCGTAGTTCACCCAGTTGACCTCCAGCCAGAGGGTGTCGGCCACCTCGACCGGCGCCCGGTCCGTGCCCTGAAGCGTCACCCGCACCCTGGCCTGGGTGCTCGCTCCGGCCTTGATGATGTAGGCGACCCAGTAGCCATCGGGACGGGCCGGGCTGTCGGGATGCTCCGCGATCACGCGCACCCGGCGGCGCAGCGAGCGTGTGCCCTGCTGGCCGATCAGCACCGGCCGCACCTCGAGCTCCGGCACCATCACCTCCATGCGCCGGTGCGGGTTGTGCAGCTCGAGCAGACCCTCGATCACGAGGCGATCGTCGCCCCGGGCCGTGACCGCCCACTCGCGGGGGGTGAGGGTGAGCGGTGAGCGGGGCCGGAGCCGGTGGCGCAGTTCAAGCCACAGAAGCAGCACCAGGTAGGCCAGCAGGGCCACGGCCAGGGTCTTCAACAGCGGCATGAACCGGAACGGACGGCGCTGGCGGAGCGTACGGGACCGCTGGGGGCGGAGCCGCGGCTCAGGGGGCCGTGATCAGGTCGCTGTTGACCTCGTTGAAGCTGGCGCTGGTGCTAGGGGCGAGGAGAGCGCCGTCGGGCGCATCTCCCACCGCCTCCGCCAGGGCGGCGTTGATGGCCTGGAGCGGCACCCGGCCGCTCTGATCGAACAGAACGGTTCCCGTCCGGTCGAACACCACCACCTGAGGCACCAGACCGGACCAGTAGCGGGCCGGATCGGCCGCATCAGCGGCGGAGGCCGACCCGAGGGGATCCGTCGGCAGGATGATCAGCTCGACGGAGCGGCCCCAGAGCCGCTGCAGCTCCGAGAGCACCGGGGCGAAGGCTTTGCTGGCCGCACTGTCGTCGAGATAGAAGGCCAGCAGGGTGACCCTGTGATCCGCCAGGGCCGTCCCCAGATCATTGGCCGGAGGCACGAGCGAGCCGTTGCCGGCGTAGAGGGCGAAGACGTTGCCGTCGTAGCTGTCGGTGTCGCGTCCGGCCTGGGCCGGTCCCGCCGGCAGCAGCACCAGGGCCAGGCTGAGGACGACGCCGGTGAGAAGGCCGATCAGGCGGAACGGGGCGGGCCTGGAAACGGGTCGGGAGAGCATGGCGCGAACGGATCGGCGCCATTGTGGCGCCGTCAGGGGCGCGAGAGGCTCCGCCCCATGCCCTGGAGGATGCCGCGGCCGATCAGGCCGATGCCGCGACCGATGACCTGGGTGAGGAGCACCACCAGCACATCCCCCACCCTGCGGAGCAGGGCGCGCAGCTGTGGAGCGATCGCATCGCGGGCTTCCAGAGCCAGGGTCACCAGCAGCGGCAGGCCGCGCAGCTGGCGCAGCTCCTGATCGCGAGCCTCCGTCAGGCGCAGCGGCTGGATCGCGCCGGCCTGCAGGCAGAGCAGGTCGCGGCGGCTCTCGTAGAGCTGGAGCGGGCGCTCGATCAAGCCGAACCAGCGGTCCCGGTTGTTGAGGCGGTTGCGCAGGCGTTCGAGGGAGCGGGTGGCCAGCAGCTCACGGGCCAGCAGGTATCGGCGCAGCTCCGGCCAGTCGCCGCAGGCCGCGAGAATCTCACCACTGAGTCCCTCGGCCGTGCGCAGCATCCAGTCGCTCACCAGACTTTCGAGATGCAGCAGGGCCCTGGGATCGTCCGGCGGCAGCAGCTGGCCATCCACCAGCAGGGGCTCGGAGCGCACCAGCGGCCCGAGCATGCGCAGCGAGGGAGACCAGGGTGAGAGGTCGGGCACCGGGCGCCCCGGGCGAAGCAGGCGGGGTGCCACGGGCTCCAGGGCTCCCTCGCGCGGCAAGCGCACGTAGGCCCCGGCCACCCGGCGCAGGGCGGCATCCTGCACCTCCCCCTGCAGCGCCTGCCAGCGCAGCTCCAGCTCCTCGCCGCGCAATCCATCCGCCCGAAGGCGTGTGAGCACCCCATCCAGCTGCTCCAGCAGCGCCTCGAGCAGATCCATCCGCCGCCCGGGATGCAGACCCTCCAGGGCCAGCAGCTGACCGGTGTTGTTGATCAGCTCCTCCCGGCTGGCGGCCTCAAGGCGCTGCCTGAGGCTCTGCCAGATCGACCCCGCATCCCTGCCGGGCAGCCGGATCGCCAACGCGGTGACCTCCGCACCTGAGGCGGTGGAGGCAGCATCCGGGTCGTCCGCACCCCAGGCCATGGCCATCGGAGCCCAGAGCCAGCGAACCCAGTCGCGGGCCATCAGGAGTTCGCGGCATCTCCCCTCAAGGAGCAGCCTGAGCAGGCGCGAGGACGGAGGCGGGTCCAGCAGACGGGAGATCAGCGCGAGATCGGTCTCGATCTGCTGCAGCGCCGAATCCAGAAGCCGGCGGGCCAGCCCCGTCGACGCGGGCCGGGAACCCTGTGGACGGGGTGCGGTGGAACGGGACGTGGCTCCGACTGACGCCGGCAGCCGGACGTCGCGTCCACCGGCGAGCAGGGTTGTGGCCGCCTCGACGAGCGCCTCGGGCTCGGCGGCCACCAGCAGCCCCTGCACCGGCAGGGCCAGGAGCCCGTCGCGGCCCATGCGCCCGGCCGCATCCAGATGCAGCAGAAGCGGCGCCGGTCGCCAGCGCTCCTGCAGGCGTTCGAGCTGCTCCCGCAACCCGTCGCTGTCCGAGGCCGAGGCCAGCGAGAGGATCACCAGATCGGGATGGCGCGGCAGGCCATCCGGCTCCCGGCAGACCACGGCGCCGGGGAAGCGCTCCGTGAGCAGCTGGCGCAGGGCCAGATCCATCCAGCCGGGGGCCTGAACCAGGATGAGAAGGGAACCGGATCGGCCTCCATCGCGTCGTTCGGCTGGAGAGCTCACCGGGACCCCGATCAAATCCGCCCGACGCTACCGGGGTGGAGAGGGCTTCTCCAGGGCGGGATGGCCCGGGAGGGGCCTGCCGTTCAGCTGAAGGGTGTAGGAATCGATCCGGTACCCGGTCTCCGCCTCGATCCGGGCCAGCAGGCCGGGGGGCAGCTCGATGTCCAGGTCGCGGATGCCGCCGGAGTCCAGGCAGGTGAGATGGCTGTGGGGGTCACTGCGGTAGCCGTAGAGCCTGCCGTTGGCCCGATCGAGGCATTCGATCACCCCGGCCGACTGCAGCGCCTCGAGGTTCTGGTAGACGGAGGTGTGGCCGATGCTGCGGCCGCTGGCGTTGAGATGCTCGTAGATGTCGCGGGCACTGAGATGGCTGCGCTCCCGCCAGAGCAGTTCAAGCACCATCCGTCGCTGTCGGCTCAGGCGCATGCCCAGTTCGCGGCAGCGCTCGAACACCTGATCCAGGTCTCGTGGGGGGCTGCCGGTGGGGGGGGTGGAGGCGGTCAAGAGAGAAACGGCCGTCCTGAAAGCCGGAGTCGCTTCAACCTAGGTCGGCTGGACGCCGGACGGGCGCAGGGGGTCCTGCAGGCGTCCCTCGCCGGCCGCCTGCAGCGCCTCCGCCAGATCGAGCCGGCCGTCGTAGAGGGCGCGGCCCACGATCACTCCGCTCACTCCCAGAGGTTCCAGAGCCAGGAGTGACAGCACATCGGTGAGATCGCTGACGCCGCCGGAGGCCAGCACCGGCACGGTGGTGGCCAGGGCCATGCGGCGCAGCGCCTCCAGATTCGGGCCCTGCAGCATGCCGTCGGTCGCGATGTCGGTGCTGACGATCGCCGCCACGGCGGATCCCTCGAA
It encodes the following:
- a CDS encoding thylakoid membrane photosystem I accumulation factor — encoded protein: MLSRPVSRPAPFRLIGLLTGVVLSLALVLLPAGPAQAGRDTDSYDGNVFALYAGNGSLVPPANDLGTALADHRVTLLAFYLDDSAASKAFAPVLSELQRLWGRSVELIILPTDPLGSASAADAADPARYWSGLVPQVVVFDRTGTVLFDQSGRVPLQAINAALAEAVGDAPDGALLAPSTSASFNEVNSDLITAP
- the lpxD gene encoding UDP-3-O-(3-hydroxymyristoyl)glucosamine N-acyltransferase, with amino-acid sequence MRFSELLSRLSIPVSEDWVHLGSDPEIERCAALDADAAQALSFLEPGSGLDQALEATGAAAVLLPREASLLELAGRGDRAWAAVDQPRLVFARALALLHPLPRPEPGVHPTAVVDPSAQLGQGVSIGARVVIGPACRLADGCVVHAGAVLYGDVALEADCEIHANAVLEWGCRLGRGCVIQANAVIGGEGFGFVPTAEGWVKMPQTGRVVLGDGVEVGSCSTIDRPSVGETLVGPGTKIDNLVHVGHGVRIGSGCALAAQVGIAGGAELGHGVILAGQVGVANRSRIGDRAIASSKSGIHGEIAAGEVVSGYPAIPNRLWLRCAAAFNRLPEMARTLKRLQR
- a CDS encoding DUF3727 domain-containing protein, producing the protein MSSESPSIGGDVPTVLVRDSLGRALLCYLEELIPLEGRDYGLLTPVDTPVSLFRLPAEGEPELVESLEESEPILSQADVVLQEFDLTLVRSAVTLTVSGELEDGDPEDLEDEEDLVDDAETYELLKEFQFSDQNYGLYIPLDPFFVVARIQGGAAELVEGDEFDRLQPLIERELEERDASG
- a CDS encoding YqeG family HAD IIIA-type phosphatase is translated as MLASLLTPDWDTHAVLPGLSIDRLDELGILALVLDVDRTLLPRRSDRLSSEMERWLGLAKSRFHLHLLSNNPSRRRVGGLAGTLEVPFTAAAAKPRRAALRRVLNDLGHPAERVAMIGDRLFTDVLAGNRLGMFTVLVQPVAADGSACSHDWLQATERRLAGWLGMNRSA
- a CDS encoding Fur family transcriptional regulator encodes the protein MRLSRQRRMVLELLWRERSHLSARDIYEHLNASGRSIGHTSVYQNLEALQSAGVIECLDRANGRLYGYRSDPHSHLTCLDSGGIRDLDIELPPGLLARIEAETGYRIDSYTLQLNGRPLPGHPALEKPSPPR
- a CDS encoding F420-0:Gamma-glutamyl ligase, whose protein sequence is MPLLKTLAVALLAYLVLLLWLELRHRLRPRSPLTLTPREWAVTARGDDRLVIEGLLELHNPHRRMEVMVPELEVRPVLIGQQGTRSLRRRVRVIAEHPDSPARPDGYWVAYIIKAGASTQARVRVTLQGTDRAPVEVADTLWLEVNWVNYGPFGRLPRRDGVLVPLRTPAPLGADEATWQEGDGFRVLPLGTHLLGPLDDPLAVLQRYAAPLIRPGDILTIGETPLAVMQGRFHHPATVQPGWLARALCRVFHPTSSLATACGIQSLIDLVGPARVLSAWVLGSLLKLVGSRGGFYRLAGEQARLIDDITGTTPPYDQTIVLGPLEAERCCRSLAESLGVHVAVVDVNDLGRVKVLASDPGCDHRLLAAALRPNPAGNADQRTPLVLVRPA
- the proB gene encoding glutamate 5-kinase, coding for MTIRRVIKVGTSLLRGTTERPTAAVVAELAATIAAQQQRRQPVVLVTSGAVGLGCSRLFLKRRPSEARALQAAAAVGQSRLMRLYDDAFAAHGQPVAQVLLTRADLASRRRYLKASRTLEQLLDWGVVPIVNENDTVAIDELRFGDNDTLSALVAVAVGATELILLTDVDRLYTGDPRQQSDARPIDEVRTRAELDALWTAAGAPSRWGTGGMTTKLAAARIATASGVRVRLADGRDPAVLTALLHGEPSGTLFHPCPRPYGDRKSWLAHALHPEGVLAIDAGAERALRERGASLLAVGIRSVRGEFPRRSAVRLVGEAGEEVGRGISALSSLEIHQAMGRSSPQLGPLRDPLLSDAVVHRDELVITA
- the ruvX gene encoding Holliday junction resolvase RuvX, producing MGAPYESSGRSRAALALDVGRRRIGLAGCDPLGLVVTPLPCLQRSRFPDDLVIFRTWVERRSPQQLVVGLPLDAAGRPTAQAGHCQRYGERLSRLLDLPVFWVNEHASSWAAAEAHGLHGDRSGRLDSAAAALLLEQWLREPLRTAAIPSGPGPGCAAS
- a CDS encoding DUF3685 domain-containing protein yields the protein MSSPAERRDGGRSGSLLILVQAPGWMDLALRQLLTERFPGAVVCREPDGLPRHPDLVILSLASASDSDGLREQLERLQERWRPAPLLLHLDAAGRMGRDGLLALPVQGLLVAAEPEALVEAATTLLAGGRDVRLPASVGATSRSTAPRPQGSRPASTGLARRLLDSALQQIETDLALISRLLDPPPSSRLLRLLLEGRCRELLMARDWVRWLWAPMAMAWGADDPDAASTASGAEVTALAIRLPGRDAGSIWQSLRQRLEAASREELINNTGQLLALEGLHPGRRMDLLEALLEQLDGVLTRLRADGLRGEELELRWQALQGEVQDAALRRVAGAYVRLPREGALEPVAPRLLRPGRPVPDLSPWSPSLRMLGPLVRSEPLLVDGQLLPPDDPRALLHLESLVSDWMLRTAEGLSGEILAACGDWPELRRYLLARELLATRSLERLRNRLNNRDRWFGLIERPLQLYESRRDLLCLQAGAIQPLRLTEARDQELRQLRGLPLLVTLALEARDAIAPQLRALLRRVGDVLVVLLTQVIGRGIGLIGRGILQGMGRSLSRP